AAACAGAATGGGGAAACATTGCTATGGACAATTTGCGGAAAGTGTCAGAGAGCGAAAATTCAGCCTATAAAAAAGGTGCGTTAAGTTTTGCAGCATCAGTTGAAAAACTTGAAAGCAAATCTTCAGACCCAAAAGTTATAGTTGATTTAATTTACAAAGCTATTGAAGCAAAAAATCCCAAAGCAAGATATGCAGGTGGTTTTATGGCAAAACCTACTCTCTTTATGCGAAAAATACTGTCGGACAAACTGCTTGACAAAGTAATTAAAAGTCAATTCTCATAAAACAATACACAAACGACAAAAGCCCGTGCCGGTATATTTTGCAGGTCTAAAAAAACATCGAACAGATTTCGACAGAATAGCCAAGCCCTTCAGCCACAAGAAAAACCGGACTTCTCAGGAACAATAAAAGAGTCAAGCTTAAACCCAATAATATGACTTTTGCAAATAGTTCATTTTAACTACAAAAACAGTCATATTGGCTACATCCGCTTTTTGAAACTGCTGCAATTTTGCATAAACAAAAAGCAGAAATATGAATATTGCAACTGTAATTGCCGAAGAATTTGACAAACCATTTTCGGGCCGAACAGTGAGATATATTGCCAGCGATGAAGTTTCGCCTAATGAAGTAGCCCAAATTTTGGGAGAAACCATTGGTAAACCCGGGCTAAAATGGATCTCCATTCCATCTGATCAATTTCTGGAAGGGTTATTATGTGCTGGTTTTAATCATAATACAGCAAAAGGATTGGTAGAAATGAATACTGGAAGAGTTCAAAATCTGTATGATGATTATAACAGTAATAGACCTGTATTGGGTAGTGTAAAAATGAAAGATTTTGCGAAGGAGTTTGCATTTGTGTACAATCAACAATAAGCATTTAGATTTTTAAATTAGAAAACAAACAATGAGTAATACAGAAAACAAAACTTGGTTTATTACAGGAGCTTCAAAAGGTTTAGGCTTAGCTCTCACAAAATACTTATTAGAAACAGGTCAGCAAGTTGTTGCAACTTCCCGTAATGCCACCTCAATTATAGCTGAATGTGGCAACAATGAAAATTTGTTGGCAGTGAATATGGATATAACCAACGAAACAGCAATTAAAAATGCAGTTGCTAAAACCATTGCCCGATTTGGTTCAATTGATGTAATAGTAAACAATGCTGGTTATGGACTGGTTGGGGCTTTGGAGGAACTTACTGACGCAGAAATTAGAAGTACAATGGATGTTAATCTATTTGGAACCATAAATGTTATACGTGTAGTGATGCCCCATTTAAGAAAACAGAAGATCGGCTATATTATCAATATTTCATCTATAGCAGGGTACATTGGGTCGTCATTTTCTGGTAGTTATGATGCAGCAAAATTTGCTGTTATTGGCTTAACGGAATCACTTCATAATGAAGTGAAAGATTTAGGCATAAAAGTCACCGTAGTAATTCCAGGCTTATTTAGAACCAATTTTATGAATAACGATTCACTTCAAATTGCTTCGAACTTAATTGGTGATTACAAATCAGAAGAGCAAATGAAAATGTGGCAACAATATAGCGGTTATCAGCCTGGCGACCCTAATAAATTTGCAATAGCTTTAAAAAACGTAACTGAATTAGAAAACCCACCGTTGCATTTATTGTTAGGAAGCGATGCTTACCAAATGGCAATGGAAAAAATGAAAGCAAATATAGATGAATTTCAAAAGTGGCAATCAGTTTCAACATCAACTGACTTTGCAGCAAATGCTTAATAGTATGCCTTCTAATTTTTACTTTTACAAAACATATAATAATGCTTTAATCAATGTTGGGCAAGAAATTAATTAAGATAAAAACAATTAGTGAATATCATAGGCTTAGGGGCTTACCTAAGCCTATGCATCCATTGATAAGTATTGTTAATTTTAGTAGTATTGAATATACAGAAGAAACAGAAGAAGTAAATTGGATATTCGATTTCTATTCCATTTCCTTAAAAAGAAACTTCGGCAGTAAGTTTACATACGGGCAACAGCAATATGATTTTGATGATGGAATATTGTTCTTTATGTCACCAGGCCAACTTTTTGGTGTAAAAATCGAAGATAAAAATAAGTTTCATCCTAGCGGCTACATGCTATTAGTACATCCAGATTTTTTATGGAATACATCTTTGGCGGCAACCATAAAACAATACGATTTTTTTGACTATTCCGTAAACGAAGCTTTGTTTTTGTCAGATAAGGAAGAAAGGATCATTAATGGAATCATTGAAAATATCAATCAGGAATGTCATTCAAATATTGACAAGTATAGCAAGCAAATCATCATTTCACATATTGAAACCCTGCTAAATTATTCAGAAAGGTTTTATAATCGACAATTCATAACAAGAGAGAAAGCCAATCACCAAATCTTGGAACAATTGGAAAATCTATTATCTGAATATTTCAATAGCGATGATTTGATTTCAAAGGGATTGCCTTCAGTTCAATTCGTTGCAGAAAATTTACATGTTTCACCAAGTTATTTGGGCAATTTGCTACGGGTACTTACAGGACAGAACACACAACAACACATACACAACAAACTGATTGAAAAAGCAAAAGAGAAACTATCAACTACAGACTTAACGGTAAGTGAAATTGCCTATCAATTAGGATTTGAACATTCACAATCATTCAGTAAACTATTTAAGATAAAGACAAGCGTTTCTCCATTGGCGTTTAGACAGTCGTTTAATTGAGGTTCATTTTTCAAGCCGTTGGTTAGTAAAAAATGTTTGCAGGAAGCCTATTTTCTTATTCAGAGGAAAAATATTTGATACGAAATTTAAAAATACAAACGCACAATAATAGCTTGGCTATTATAATGGAGCGAAACCGCTAAGTTGAACTGCAGTTATTCAATTGTTTCTAAGAATCATGCTGGCGTTCTATCTGGCGGCCCCGGAGGTAGAGAATGATCGCCGCTCACTCAATACCATTGCCGGCTGGGAGCGGATTACGAACGGCAAAAAAAGGACCGGCTTCCAAAATTGGAAGCCGGTCCGAAGAGGTGATCCAGCCGTTACGAATTTCGAACCAAATTAGCCTATATCCAGCAATAACAGTTGATTATAACAATTATAGATATAGTTTTTTGCATCATCTAACAGTATTCAGAATAGGTACGTTTGACGTAATATATACGTAGCCACTATACAAAATGATACAGGAAAACAACATTACCAGTGTAGGCAGGTTTGGGCTGATCTTTAATAATAAGCGTAGCCTCAATAATAACTTTGGTAACACCCCTTAAATTGGCGATCGAATTGAGTTTGGCTTTCAGCTGCACCTCATTATCCACCAAAACGGGCTGGCCAAATTTTAAATTCTCGATTCCATAGTTTATCTCCATTTTAATATTACGTACGTCCGCAATTTGTTTCCAGAGATAAGGAATCAATGATAAAGTCAAATAGCCGTGAGCGATAGTGGCATGAAATGGGCCTTCGCGTTTAGCTTTTTCCTGGTCTGTATGTATCCATTGATGATCCAGGGTTGCATCAGCAAATTTATTAATCTGTTCCTGGCCTATTTTATGCCAGTTGGAAGCACCTAATTCTTTACCAAGATACGTCTTGTACTCTTCAAAAGTATTGATTATTATCATGTTTCTTTATTGTCAATCCTATTCAAATACCGCTCAATACCACATTTCATCGACGGGAGCAGTAAGTCTGTATTAAAATAGGAGGCAAAATATTCAAAAAATATTCAAAAGAAGTTTATTTTTTTAATGAAGTTGTTTAGTCTTTAAATTTTCTACAAAAGATGATAATAATTGCGATCCACTGCAATGCTTTCCAGTTAGCAACTTTAGTTTCAAATCGAATCAGTAGCGCTTTGAAGCTATCCATCCAAGCATTCGCTTGTTCAATTTTATATCGTCTTTTATACAATTGATCATCAAAGTATTGATATAATGTGGTTATTTTCTTTCTATTACGAGGATTGGAGGCAATATTTGCTTCCAGTCCCTTTTCTAAGCAATACTCTCTAAATACTGTTCCATCAAAACCTGCATCTGCATTCTATATATAAAAAGTATTACAAAAT
This Chitinophaga sancti DNA region includes the following protein-coding sequences:
- a CDS encoding transposase, which codes for MEANIASNPRNRKKITTLYQYFDDQLYKRRYKIEQANAWMDSFKALLIRFETKVANWKALQWIAIIIIFCRKFKD
- a CDS encoding MaoC family dehydratase, yielding MIIINTFEEYKTYLGKELGASNWHKIGQEQINKFADATLDHQWIHTDQEKAKREGPFHATIAHGYLTLSLIPYLWKQIADVRNIKMEINYGIENLKFGQPVLVDNEVQLKAKLNSIANLRGVTKVIIEATLIIKDQPKPAYTGNVVFLYHFV
- a CDS encoding oxidoreductase translates to MSNTENKTWFITGASKGLGLALTKYLLETGQQVVATSRNATSIIAECGNNENLLAVNMDITNETAIKNAVAKTIARFGSIDVIVNNAGYGLVGALEELTDAEIRSTMDVNLFGTINVIRVVMPHLRKQKIGYIINISSIAGYIGSSFSGSYDAAKFAVIGLTESLHNEVKDLGIKVTVVIPGLFRTNFMNNDSLQIASNLIGDYKSEEQMKMWQQYSGYQPGDPNKFAIALKNVTELENPPLHLLLGSDAYQMAMEKMKANIDEFQKWQSVSTSTDFAANA
- a CDS encoding helix-turn-helix transcriptional regulator, translated to MLGKKLIKIKTISEYHRLRGLPKPMHPLISIVNFSSIEYTEETEEVNWIFDFYSISLKRNFGSKFTYGQQQYDFDDGILFFMSPGQLFGVKIEDKNKFHPSGYMLLVHPDFLWNTSLAATIKQYDFFDYSVNEALFLSDKEERIINGIIENINQECHSNIDKYSKQIIISHIETLLNYSERFYNRQFITREKANHQILEQLENLLSEYFNSDDLISKGLPSVQFVAENLHVSPSYLGNLLRVLTGQNTQQHIHNKLIEKAKEKLSTTDLTVSEIAYQLGFEHSQSFSKLFKIKTSVSPLAFRQSFN